In the genome of Leptospira inadai serovar Lyme str. 10, one region contains:
- a CDS encoding LIMLP_16025 family protein: protein MDNQKLNDLINAGIGAVQTSKEIFDKLLEDLNEGKEKVEQRFDELRAQGEKDLSDSALKFKVPLAWGIVKFEEIRENLLKQFLNK, encoded by the coding sequence ATGGATAACCAAAAACTCAACGATCTTATCAACGCGGGAATCGGCGCTGTTCAAACATCGAAGGAGATCTTCGATAAACTCCTGGAAGACTTAAACGAAGGAAAGGAGAAAGTCGAACAACGTTTCGATGAATTACGCGCCCAAGGGGAAAAAGACCTTAGCGACAGTGCCTTGAAGTTTAAAGTTCCTCTAGCGTGGGGAATCGTGAAATTCGAAGAAATTCGGGAAAATCTTCTTAAACAATTCTTAAATAAATAA
- a CDS encoding tyrosine-type recombinase/integrase codes for MVLLKFSPKPDRSGSEHENDPGFLTIAEMRRLFQAAKSNENHYLWIQMIYSFGLFITELVSLEVRDLDWTKNQIMIQHSKKLKSRTLTIPLSLQRDLWLATRGKSEDAFLFSGRGGQVHPRTIQKMFSKLEKACGLAVSVIRIRRSLAVHLIEAGWGMEEAREYLGFTSKRSVQELLGPARISPVRKIFPLEEILRVAA; via the coding sequence ATGGTTTTATTAAAATTTTCCCCTAAGCCGGATCGATCCGGGTCTGAGCACGAAAATGATCCGGGTTTTTTAACTATAGCCGAAATGCGACGCCTTTTTCAAGCAGCCAAAAGTAATGAAAATCATTACCTTTGGATTCAAATGATTTATTCTTTCGGATTATTTATTACTGAATTGGTTTCTCTCGAGGTTCGGGATTTAGATTGGACAAAAAATCAAATCATGATTCAGCATTCGAAAAAATTAAAGAGCAGAACCCTCACGATCCCCCTTTCTTTGCAAAGGGATTTATGGCTTGCGACCAGGGGAAAATCGGAAGATGCATTCTTATTTTCGGGTAGGGGTGGACAGGTTCACCCGCGAACCATTCAAAAAATGTTTTCAAAGTTAGAGAAGGCGTGCGGGCTTGCCGTGAGCGTAATTCGAATACGGAGATCGCTGGCGGTGCATTTGATCGAAGCAGGTTGGGGGATGGAAGAAGCTCGAGAGTATCTGGGTTTTACTTCGAAGAGATCGGTCCAAGAATTGCTGGGTCCTGCAAGAATTTCCCCGGTCAGAAAAATCTTTCCATTAGAGGAAATTCTGCGTGTCGCCGCGTAA
- the sixA gene encoding phosphohistidine phosphatase SixA: MKIIIARHGEAEPASPDGKDSSRILTAKGKADVEKMARFFLTGFKIKKIYHSPFIRTMETAKIYADILHPKEETESLEYLQPGEEYAKTCALLKDYSNSDAILIVGHSPDVSIFSEKLLGISGVGKSFLFTPGSALAVNVPREKFLGGQIIWFVSPDFLC, from the coding sequence ATGAAGATAATTATTGCAAGGCATGGGGAAGCCGAGCCCGCTTCTCCCGACGGAAAAGATTCCTCGCGAATTCTCACTGCAAAAGGAAAAGCCGATGTCGAAAAGATGGCGCGGTTTTTCTTAACGGGCTTCAAAATAAAAAAAATCTACCATAGCCCCTTTATTAGAACCATGGAAACCGCCAAAATCTACGCGGATATTTTGCATCCGAAGGAAGAGACCGAATCCTTGGAATATCTTCAACCGGGGGAAGAATATGCGAAAACTTGCGCCTTGTTAAAAGATTACTCGAATTCGGATGCGATTTTGATCGTCGGACATAGCCCTGACGTGAGTATTTTTTCGGAAAAATTACTGGGAATATCCGGAGTGGGAAAATCCTTCCTGTTTACGCCCGGGTCCGCGTTAGCGGTAAACGTTCCGAGAGAGAAATTTTTAGGCGGGCAGATTATTTGGTTCGTCTCTCCGGACTTTCTATGCTGA
- a CDS encoding ABC transporter ATP-binding protein encodes MSQFAIEIESLRKNYPGVQALRSIRLIVPRGGVFGLLGPNGAGKTTLVRILLGFSRPTSGECKVLGESPSPAVRARIGYLPERMAVSPYLTGREFLEASLRLAFFKAKAAKIKSKELLSELGLADAADRKVSTYSKGMLQRLGLAHALGAEPELLLLDEPGTGLDPAGYKEFRDRILTENVKRGVTILINSHRLPEVEQICTEVGILDKGQIKAQGRLEELRQGKDRIRIRLDGDAGLESYLEGISLDFKKDGKEWEIRPKPEIDVRRLPAELVERGADLFLFERKTESLEEVFLRLTGSLDTKEEAGH; translated from the coding sequence ATGTCCCAATTTGCAATTGAAATCGAAAGCCTGCGTAAAAATTATCCCGGCGTACAGGCTCTTCGAAGCATTCGTTTAATCGTTCCTCGCGGCGGAGTTTTCGGCCTTTTAGGTCCGAACGGTGCCGGAAAGACGACGTTAGTAAGAATCTTACTCGGTTTTTCCCGACCGACTAGCGGCGAATGTAAAGTTCTTGGCGAATCTCCTTCTCCGGCAGTTCGCGCACGTATAGGATATCTTCCGGAACGCATGGCGGTTTCTCCTTATTTAACGGGCCGAGAATTTTTGGAAGCGAGTCTTCGACTGGCGTTTTTTAAAGCAAAGGCGGCAAAAATTAAGAGTAAAGAACTTTTGAGCGAATTAGGCTTAGCCGACGCCGCGGATCGAAAAGTTTCGACGTATTCCAAAGGAATGTTACAACGATTGGGCTTGGCACATGCGTTGGGTGCGGAGCCGGAACTACTATTATTGGACGAGCCGGGAACGGGACTTGATCCTGCAGGTTATAAGGAATTCAGAGATCGGATTTTAACGGAGAACGTTAAGAGAGGAGTTACCATCCTGATTAACTCCCATCGTTTGCCGGAGGTCGAGCAGATTTGCACGGAAGTAGGCATATTAGATAAAGGTCAAATTAAAGCCCAAGGCCGACTCGAGGAACTTCGGCAGGGCAAGGACAGAATTCGAATTCGCCTAGATGGGGATGCGGGATTGGAATCGTATTTGGAAGGAATTTCTTTGGATTTTAAAAAAGACGGTAAAGAATGGGAAATTCGACCCAAACCGGAGATCGACGTGCGTAGACTTCCCGCGGAGCTTGTGGAAAGAGGAGCGGACCTCTTCCTTTTTGAAAGGAAAACCGAATCCTTGGAGGAAGTATTTCTTCGTTTAACAGGAAGCCTCGATACTAAGGAAGAGGCGGGGCATTAA
- a CDS encoding alpha/beta hydrolase — MKNFLEAALFALHCQSSEPPRVQETEILLSLPDKEIPAILYTPKNDSKGTILAVNGLAYLGNKDPRFAAVCQAACAVGYTVISPLLKEVTEFRIEKETIQTIQDMIVSVSSHSVYCPKGKLSYIAPSFSGSMGLIAASNPEISDRIESILTIGAYCDVSSTLDYLMTSPDGDEYGRMILLYNFIKYGIGNNKEVEKAIKACVLDGSYGREISELPGILQSIKSMNRKIFEELRDNPTYRQEIWRKILDNAGKKASFLKDLQVKDKLESISCPISIVHGLEDKVVPPAEAVIMAKALSSKKVKLVLTPLISHGDVGISLKTIPAIFDLINGFAFFFKHIGQSGTSPEKKADRETVAA; from the coding sequence ATGAAAAATTTCCTGGAAGCCGCTCTATTCGCTCTCCATTGCCAAAGCTCCGAACCTCCGCGGGTTCAAGAAACAGAAATTCTACTTTCATTACCCGACAAAGAGATTCCCGCAATCCTTTACACACCTAAAAATGATTCGAAAGGAACGATCTTAGCCGTCAACGGCCTCGCTTATTTAGGAAATAAAGATCCGAGATTTGCCGCGGTTTGCCAAGCCGCCTGCGCAGTCGGCTATACGGTGATTTCTCCTTTGCTGAAAGAAGTGACCGAGTTTCGAATCGAAAAAGAGACGATTCAAACTATACAGGACATGATCGTAAGCGTGTCTTCCCATTCGGTTTATTGTCCCAAAGGAAAACTCTCTTATATTGCCCCCTCGTTTTCCGGAAGCATGGGATTGATTGCCGCCTCCAATCCTGAAATTTCGGATCGAATCGAATCCATTTTAACGATCGGCGCCTATTGCGACGTCTCCTCTACTTTGGACTATCTAATGACCTCGCCGGACGGGGACGAGTATGGTCGGATGATATTACTTTATAATTTTATAAAATATGGAATCGGCAACAATAAGGAAGTCGAGAAAGCGATTAAAGCCTGCGTTCTAGACGGAAGCTACGGGCGGGAAATATCGGAATTACCCGGAATACTCCAATCGATAAAATCCATGAATCGAAAAATTTTCGAGGAATTAAGAGACAACCCGACTTACAGACAGGAGATTTGGCGCAAGATCCTGGATAATGCCGGAAAAAAAGCGTCTTTCTTAAAGGATTTACAGGTAAAAGATAAGTTAGAGTCCATATCCTGTCCGATTTCGATCGTACATGGACTCGAGGATAAAGTGGTCCCACCAGCGGAAGCGGTGATTATGGCGAAGGCCCTATCAAGTAAAAAAGTAAAGCTCGTTTTAACTCCGCTAATTTCTCATGGAGACGTCGGAATTTCCCTAAAGACGATTCCGGCTATATTCGATTTAATTAATGGATTTGCGTTCTTTTTCAAGCATATCGGTCAATCCGGAACTTCGCCTGAAAAAAAGGCGGACCGAGAGACGGTCGCCGCATAA
- a CDS encoding penicillin-binding transpeptidase domain-containing protein has product MFRFLPPCVLVLAVSQPIFSERILTNRQELVLVSKFLINQNAIPEISAYGEKSFTKIRFSPASTFKTYLALSLLENRIVDPEVRILCSDSHIPGSPRNLNLREALFYSSNDYFSILFPKLGRKKLEKTLRRIGYGPLVDKPDPSKKGKLPETWWTDEKGLKHGGVLRLFPEEIHGFWVAVFWRRDLGISESIYRSWISSLFWSDCPERSGTIFGKTGSWEGNYWFQGILISKNGPDSVAVTVLNKFKDANRTATINRFYEIVGCKMPLTEDRGQRTEDRGQRTEDRGQRTEDRGQRTEDRGQRTEDRGQRTEDRGQRTEDRGQRTEDRGQRIIPITLTTIFLKTNYVGARCYWIFGERQQFCVNDDF; this is encoded by the coding sequence ATGTTCAGGTTTTTACCGCCTTGCGTTCTCGTACTTGCCGTAAGCCAACCGATTTTTTCGGAGAGGATTCTTACAAATCGGCAGGAGCTGGTACTAGTTTCAAAATTTCTCATAAATCAAAACGCGATTCCTGAAATAAGCGCCTACGGAGAAAAGTCTTTCACAAAAATTAGATTTTCTCCCGCGTCCACGTTTAAGACATATTTAGCTCTTTCTTTATTAGAAAATCGGATTGTGGACCCGGAAGTAAGGATTCTATGCTCGGACTCTCATATTCCCGGGTCTCCCCGGAATCTGAATTTACGTGAGGCTTTATTTTATTCATCCAACGATTATTTCTCGATATTGTTTCCGAAATTGGGTCGAAAGAAATTAGAAAAGACTTTAAGAAGAATCGGATATGGGCCCTTGGTAGATAAGCCTGATCCGTCCAAAAAAGGAAAACTTCCGGAGACTTGGTGGACGGACGAAAAAGGATTAAAGCATGGAGGGGTTCTTCGACTTTTTCCGGAAGAAATTCACGGTTTTTGGGTTGCCGTTTTTTGGAGAAGAGACCTTGGCATCTCCGAATCCATTTATCGATCCTGGATATCCAGTTTATTTTGGTCCGATTGTCCGGAACGGAGCGGTACTATTTTCGGAAAAACCGGTTCTTGGGAAGGCAACTATTGGTTTCAGGGAATCTTAATCTCGAAGAATGGACCCGATTCCGTAGCCGTTACAGTATTAAACAAATTTAAAGATGCAAATAGAACCGCTACGATCAATCGATTCTATGAAATTGTGGGATGTAAGATGCCTCTAACAGAGGACAGAGGACAGAGGACAGAGGACAGAGGACAGAGGACAGAGGACAGAGGACAGAGGACAGAGGACAGAGGACAGAGGACAGAGGACAGAGGACAGAGGACAGAGGACAGAGGACAGAGGACAGAGGACAGAGGACAGAGGACAGAGGACAGAGGACAGAGGACAGAGGACAGAGGACAGAGGATTATTCCTATTACCCTGACAACAATTTTTTTAAAAACGAATTATGTTGGAGCGAGGTGTTACTGGATTTTCGGGGAGCGTCAGCAATTTTGTGTAAATGACGATTTTTAA
- a CDS encoding arylesterase: MQKLLGSKISILLCLLSISCSAELKTIPLPACSKVAGMPGPEDIAIDRKEGLLYVSSHERRISDQEGKLFVLNTADPSPKPIPLAVDYPKSFHPHGISLLMKGNTYRLYVISHIIPFQEHSIEVFERTSRPDQKSPTGTWKHIQTLKDPLLTSPNDLFVESENEIYVSNDHGQGGKFRYFFDDLFRNARSEISLYDGKSWSSLGNPLYYGNGILFIKRADGKEFLYRSGFMDRAVFKFPVDRSSGKIVLGEPKTIFVDTGTDNLEADEKGRIFVVGHTSTWKFLRHLRNKDYPSPTQVFVINPDDTFKEIYANPGEEISAGSTAISYMDKLYISQVFNDYILDCSFR, from the coding sequence ATGCAAAAACTCCTCGGTTCCAAAATATCCATCCTACTCTGCCTTTTATCGATTTCTTGCTCTGCCGAGCTAAAAACGATTCCCCTCCCGGCTTGCAGCAAAGTTGCCGGAATGCCCGGGCCTGAAGATATTGCGATCGATCGAAAGGAAGGCCTGCTCTATGTATCTTCCCATGAGCGCAGGATCAGCGACCAAGAAGGAAAACTGTTCGTTCTGAATACTGCGGACCCTTCGCCCAAACCGATTCCTTTAGCCGTCGACTACCCCAAATCTTTTCATCCTCACGGTATCAGTCTTTTGATGAAAGGAAATACTTACAGGCTTTACGTAATTTCCCACATAATTCCCTTCCAGGAACATAGTATCGAGGTTTTTGAAAGGACCTCTCGGCCGGATCAAAAATCTCCGACCGGAACCTGGAAGCATATCCAGACCCTGAAGGATCCCTTGCTTACCAGTCCAAACGATTTATTCGTCGAATCGGAAAACGAAATTTACGTTTCTAACGACCACGGGCAGGGCGGAAAGTTTCGCTATTTCTTCGACGATTTATTCCGGAATGCAAGATCGGAAATCTCCCTTTATGACGGAAAATCCTGGTCGTCCTTAGGAAATCCTTTATATTATGGAAATGGAATTTTGTTTATAAAAAGAGCCGACGGCAAGGAATTTCTATATCGTTCCGGCTTCATGGACCGTGCCGTCTTTAAATTCCCTGTCGATCGTAGTTCGGGAAAAATCGTTTTAGGCGAACCTAAGACAATCTTTGTCGATACCGGTACGGATAACCTAGAAGCCGACGAAAAAGGGAGAATATTCGTGGTCGGTCACACCTCCACATGGAAATTCTTAAGACATCTTCGCAATAAAGATTATCCTTCCCCGACTCAGGTTTTCGTTATTAACCCCGACGATACGTTCAAAGAAATATATGCGAATCCAGGAGAGGAGATTTCTGCCGGAAGCACGGCGATTTCATATATGGATAAATTGTATATTTCGCAGGTGTTCAACGACTATATTTTGGATTGTTCTTTTCGATAA
- a CDS encoding acyl-CoA thioesterase, with the protein MEILKTPRDSAVETRHIVMPDHANHYGTLFGGVLMSWIDLIAVMVAQRHCGREAVTASVDKLNFLEPISVGDHVILKASVNFTGRSSMEIGVQVSKENPYTGVVVRATTAYLTFVALDENKRPCPIPKLQPETDVEISRYENAILRQESNRELLRKIKEKRGS; encoded by the coding sequence ATGGAAATACTAAAAACTCCTCGAGACTCCGCCGTAGAAACCAGGCATATCGTCATGCCCGATCATGCCAACCACTACGGGACCCTCTTCGGAGGAGTCCTGATGTCTTGGATAGATTTAATCGCAGTCATGGTAGCGCAGAGGCACTGCGGACGAGAAGCGGTGACGGCCAGCGTCGACAAACTGAATTTTTTAGAGCCGATCTCGGTGGGTGATCATGTCATTCTAAAAGCCTCCGTAAACTTTACGGGACGATCGTCTATGGAAATCGGCGTCCAAGTATCTAAGGAAAATCCCTATACCGGAGTCGTAGTACGGGCTACGACCGCTTATCTTACCTTTGTCGCTTTGGATGAAAACAAAAGGCCCTGCCCGATTCCGAAACTCCAACCCGAAACGGATGTGGAAATCAGTAGATACGAGAATGCTATTTTAAGACAGGAATCGAACCGCGAACTTCTCCGCAAAATTAAGGAAAAAAGAGGTTCCTGA
- a CDS encoding STAS domain-containing protein, whose amino-acid sequence MEIKTKKIGKHTLVQLDGRLDITHSDEVEAKLLDDVQAGLGDIIINLQNISYISSSGIRIFVGMVRELEKQGRKLKLCCITPNVKKVFDVVELLDLFEVFETEQEAVATLK is encoded by the coding sequence TTGGAAATTAAGACCAAAAAAATCGGGAAGCATACCCTCGTTCAATTGGACGGCCGGTTAGATATCACCCATTCCGACGAGGTTGAAGCGAAACTCTTGGATGACGTCCAAGCGGGTTTAGGTGATATCATAATCAATTTGCAAAATATCTCGTACATCTCTTCCTCCGGTATTAGAATCTTCGTCGGGATGGTACGCGAATTGGAAAAGCAAGGTCGCAAGCTCAAACTTTGTTGTATTACGCCGAACGTAAAAAAAGTGTTCGATGTAGTGGAATTACTCGATTTGTTCGAGGTTTTCGAAACCGAACAAGAAGCAGTCGCAACGCTTAAATAA
- a CDS encoding ArnT family glycosyltransferase: protein MKSPEFQSKSDRTLGLVSLLGLVVLSILYLFAFRLSEKEFPPTWPDEVLFYSPSMDFATHGTFRTLVLEGLIRGMEYKTLWVPPLFFILNGGVLSFFGGGLEVIRFFSALVSLGSVWLFWFLLKEIGFSPRARLGACLLLVTDLLFLRVGWTARMEALCLFWALASIFVLARKVSWNGEAKNDLTFLEGFGSGFFLGLSFLSHPFGAVFGIPVLFLIHRAKAWNIWTFWAGGSLPLIAWAIWIHPDWELFIIQFGAQFGRKRELLQTFSPLTKVKVLLGGYESPGSRLWFYLALLFGVWVVRKELLERKNLAFFLSLWLSTILAFLFLSTEYYYVMYLCLPLSAFGGFFFERIRSRRIQYVAGLLVFCNLFILFYAYRKIGFANPEFDLNAKFSRAILTELKGSKRVYLQAIPDPYFDLVEGLPHSKILEFIPGELPIPAEEFLPTLQTIDAFVFSEGQKRNEHIQRFLEENSNKFRIKSVSVEPSTPRKLVKAEAVIYLRR from the coding sequence ATGAAGTCCCCCGAATTCCAATCTAAATCCGACCGAACCCTAGGACTCGTTTCCCTCCTCGGGTTAGTCGTCTTATCAATTCTTTATTTATTCGCATTCCGACTTTCCGAAAAAGAATTTCCGCCCACCTGGCCCGACGAAGTTCTTTTTTATTCTCCATCCATGGATTTTGCGACTCACGGGACGTTTCGCACTCTTGTACTCGAAGGCTTGATTCGCGGAATGGAATATAAGACTCTCTGGGTACCTCCTTTATTCTTCATTTTAAACGGAGGAGTTCTTTCCTTTTTCGGTGGAGGACTGGAAGTCATTCGCTTCTTTTCCGCTCTTGTGTCTCTCGGCTCCGTGTGGTTGTTTTGGTTTTTGTTAAAAGAAATCGGCTTTTCCCCCCGAGCAAGATTGGGCGCATGCCTGTTACTCGTTACGGATCTGCTTTTTCTTAGAGTCGGTTGGACCGCGCGGATGGAGGCGCTCTGTCTGTTTTGGGCTTTGGCATCCATTTTCGTTTTGGCGAGAAAGGTCAGTTGGAACGGAGAAGCGAAGAATGATCTTACATTTTTGGAAGGATTCGGATCGGGCTTCTTTTTAGGTCTTTCTTTTTTGTCTCATCCTTTCGGCGCGGTTTTCGGAATTCCGGTGTTATTCTTGATTCACCGGGCTAAGGCCTGGAATATTTGGACATTTTGGGCGGGGGGGAGTCTTCCGTTAATCGCGTGGGCGATCTGGATTCATCCCGATTGGGAATTGTTTATCATTCAATTCGGAGCGCAATTCGGGCGGAAACGCGAATTGTTGCAGACGTTTTCTCCATTAACAAAAGTGAAAGTTTTGTTAGGAGGATATGAGAGTCCGGGTTCGCGACTTTGGTTTTATCTAGCCCTACTATTCGGAGTTTGGGTGGTTCGAAAAGAATTATTGGAAAGGAAGAATTTAGCGTTCTTTCTATCGCTATGGTTATCGACCATTCTCGCTTTCTTATTTCTTTCCACGGAATATTATTACGTAATGTATTTGTGTCTTCCTCTCTCCGCATTCGGCGGCTTTTTCTTTGAAAGAATCAGAAGCAGAAGAATCCAATACGTCGCCGGGTTATTGGTTTTTTGCAATTTGTTCATCTTGTTTTATGCATATAGAAAAATCGGCTTTGCAAATCCGGAATTCGATTTGAATGCGAAATTCTCGAGGGCGATTTTGACGGAATTAAAGGGCTCTAAACGAGTCTATCTTCAGGCGATTCCGGATCCGTATTTCGATCTTGTCGAAGGTCTGCCCCATTCGAAAATACTTGAATTCATTCCGGGAGAATTGCCGATTCCGGCGGAAGAGTTTCTCCCGACTTTGCAAACGATCGACGCCTTTGTCTTTTCCGAAGGTCAAAAACGGAACGAACATATCCAAAGGTTTCTTGAAGAAAATTCGAATAAGTTTAGAATAAAAAGCGTCTCCGTCGAACCGTCGACTCCAAGAAAGCTCGTAAAGGCGGAAGCGGTAATTTATCTCAGAAGATAA
- a CDS encoding SGNH/GDSL hydrolase family protein, translating to MKRSEFILTLISFLLCMDCYSEKHAPDLTALLPQGGSIPVSVIGDSLCERSQAFDLSDGLGSHFQVLNVCVTGSTVPDWLQNIDRALTNSPKIIIIELGTNDVSSYPTNQFPANYDRLLSNLSVRTDAIFLITVLPPPLDSGFRTGVLQINTYLKTLATAHPIADMETPFLQNENTIPLYPQTDPIHPDPAGIAIMKTVYIRQIGKISGLSL from the coding sequence ATGAAACGATCCGAATTTATTCTAACTTTGATATCGTTTCTTTTGTGCATGGATTGCTATTCCGAAAAACATGCACCGGATTTAACCGCTCTTCTTCCTCAAGGCGGCAGCATTCCCGTTTCCGTAATCGGCGATTCTTTGTGCGAACGGTCTCAAGCTTTCGATCTGTCCGACGGCTTGGGTTCTCATTTTCAGGTTTTGAACGTTTGTGTGACCGGCAGCACCGTGCCCGATTGGTTGCAAAATATCGATCGCGCTCTTACCAATTCTCCGAAAATCATCATCATTGAGTTGGGGACCAATGACGTTTCCTCATACCCGACAAATCAATTTCCCGCAAATTACGATCGACTTCTATCGAATCTTTCCGTTCGAACCGACGCGATTTTTCTTATTACCGTACTACCGCCGCCTTTAGATTCCGGTTTTAGGACCGGAGTTTTGCAGATCAACACGTATTTGAAGACGCTTGCAACCGCGCATCCGATTGCGGATATGGAAACTCCCTTTTTACAAAACGAAAACACGATTCCCTTATATCCTCAAACCGATCCGATACATCCCGATCCGGCCGGCATCGCTATTATGAAAACCGTATATATTCGACAAATAGGGAAGATCAGCGGTCTTTCCCTTTGA
- a CDS encoding SET domain-containing protein-lysine N-methyltransferase: protein MQVQRKRSRRRIFVEADFEIRESHIPGIGMGLFPKEDVQKGDTVGYYTGRVLDDKSANSSKYCESKYLLWICKDHWIYGEGKKSNYTRYINHSTKPNIKLVVSTRWKTARFEALRKIRAGEELFFDYGDEYWINVDISPVERN, encoded by the coding sequence ATGCAAGTGCAACGTAAGCGTAGCCGTCGTCGAATATTTGTTGAAGCAGACTTCGAGATTCGGGAATCTCATATTCCCGGAATTGGAATGGGCCTTTTTCCCAAGGAAGACGTTCAAAAAGGCGATACGGTCGGCTACTATACCGGTAGAGTTTTGGATGATAAATCGGCAAACTCGTCCAAATACTGTGAATCGAAATACTTACTCTGGATCTGCAAGGATCATTGGATCTACGGGGAAGGAAAAAAATCCAACTACACCCGTTATATTAACCATAGTACGAAACCGAATATTAAATTAGTTGTATCTACTCGATGGAAGACGGCTCGCTTCGAGGCCCTTCGAAAAATTCGGGCTGGAGAAGAGCTTTTCTTCGATTACGGAGACGAGTACTGGATCAACGTCGATATTTCTCCGGTGGAACGAAACTAG
- a CDS encoding RNA pyrophosphohydrolase produces MEKPYRKNVGMVVFNSNGDVLVGERTNFRGSWQFPQGGIDDGEGSEDAARRELYEEVGIQNGIIIYEFPEWIQYDFPENLTLNKHLKKFRGQTQKWFLFYWNGIAEDCRLDVHEREFERVRFIPIRDCLTTVVPFKRDVYERLVTEFEPKIRSYLSRGPEL; encoded by the coding sequence ATGGAAAAACCGTATAGAAAGAACGTCGGAATGGTCGTCTTTAATTCAAATGGAGACGTACTGGTAGGGGAACGAACTAACTTCCGAGGATCCTGGCAATTCCCGCAAGGAGGCATCGACGATGGAGAAGGTTCGGAAGATGCCGCACGCCGCGAACTTTACGAGGAAGTCGGTATTCAGAACGGCATCATAATTTATGAATTCCCCGAATGGATACAGTACGACTTCCCGGAAAACCTCACCCTGAATAAGCATCTAAAGAAATTCAGAGGACAAACGCAAAAGTGGTTCCTATTTTATTGGAACGGGATCGCGGAAGATTGCCGATTGGACGTTCATGAACGCGAATTCGAAAGAGTCCGTTTTATTCCTATCCGCGATTGTCTCACGACCGTAGTTCCATTTAAACGCGATGTTTACGAAAGACTCGTTACGGAATTTGAACCTAAGATTAGGTCTTACTTATCAAGAGGACCCGAACTTTGA
- a CDS encoding ABC-2 family transporter protein — MNLKSKQSASFFFASMFLQLPVLIKLTLLQVQRRKALFFLFSLLAFYLLGEWFCTGTFGENVTKGVSVGTYFTLSSLWVTVFLVMMTSDLLRQDLDSQVHTLWLSRPLDPLVYLAGKGITLLILVVFFLVGAFAIHSAFAIEVPWDFLLYQGTMFLSYGFLVVFALLITLTANQTISVLLSFGLLLGSAILDFIVYNGVVDGSAELAENQKLFVKIAYWILPQLGTVYYHSGRLLDGKVEDPLSYGPYSFLQVGVWILLLKATLIGATRRKEI; from the coding sequence ATGAATTTAAAATCGAAACAATCGGCTTCATTTTTTTTCGCTTCCATGTTTTTACAGCTCCCTGTTCTTATAAAGCTCACGCTTTTGCAAGTGCAGCGTCGGAAAGCGCTATTCTTTCTATTTTCACTCCTCGCATTTTATCTTTTGGGGGAATGGTTTTGCACCGGCACTTTCGGTGAAAACGTTACGAAAGGAGTGTCGGTCGGGACTTATTTTACTCTCTCTTCCCTTTGGGTGACGGTTTTTCTTGTGATGATGACTTCCGACTTATTACGTCAGGATCTAGATTCCCAGGTTCATACTCTTTGGCTGAGTAGACCTCTCGATCCCTTAGTATATTTGGCCGGGAAAGGGATTACGTTGCTAATCTTAGTCGTATTTTTTTTGGTCGGAGCGTTTGCCATCCATTCCGCATTTGCGATCGAGGTTCCCTGGGATTTTTTACTCTACCAAGGAACGATGTTTCTATCTTACGGTTTTTTAGTGGTCTTTGCGTTATTAATCACTTTGACCGCCAATCAGACGATTTCCGTTTTATTGTCCTTCGGATTACTTCTTGGATCGGCTATTTTAGATTTCATAGTGTATAACGGCGTGGTCGACGGGTCCGCTGAATTGGCCGAGAATCAAAAGCTTTTTGTCAAGATTGCATATTGGATTCTACCGCAACTCGGAACCGTTTATTACCACTCAGGAAGACTTTTAGACGGAAAAGTGGAGGATCCGCTTTCTTATGGACCCTATTCTTTTTTACAAGTCGGCGTCTGGATTTTACTTTTGAAGGCGACGTTGATCGGAGCAACCCGTCGCAAAGAAATTTAA